The Nostoc sp. 'Lobaria pulmonaria (5183) cyanobiont' genome window below encodes:
- a CDS encoding extracellular solute-binding protein — protein sequence MDRRSFLLGTSTLALSQLLFGCGGNNQTQLKVQLLKGSIPGQVVNQFHKGLQQQVQLKFAPVEQIQGLFQQLQNWQQKPKATDEQGWKRFIPFMQGQKTADADLVTLGDYWLKAAIEQKLIQPLQEVQGNQLKQWSALDQRWKQLVTRNDQGNLDTQGKVWGAPYRWGSTVIVYNRDKLRKLGWTPKDWSDLWRDGVQQQISLLNQPREVIGLVLKKLGKSYNTENLDQVPDLEKELQTLNQQVKFYSSNNYLEPLIMGDTWLAVGWSSDVLPVLGRYPQLGAVIPQSGTAIWADLWVRPAGITTKSTLSDQWIDFCWQPSTAKQISVLTKSNSPISTNIAASDIQEPLWSILQSDRKVFDKSEFLLPLPPSAIKQYESLFAKIKV from the coding sequence GGAAACAACCAGACGCAACTAAAAGTACAGTTATTAAAAGGTTCTATACCTGGTCAGGTAGTTAATCAGTTCCACAAAGGTTTGCAGCAACAGGTGCAGTTAAAGTTTGCTCCAGTTGAGCAGATACAAGGTTTATTTCAGCAATTACAAAATTGGCAGCAGAAACCAAAAGCCACTGATGAGCAGGGATGGAAACGCTTTATACCCTTTATGCAAGGTCAAAAAACAGCTGATGCAGACCTAGTGACATTGGGAGATTACTGGCTAAAAGCAGCTATTGAGCAGAAACTGATTCAACCACTCCAAGAGGTACAAGGAAACCAATTAAAGCAGTGGTCTGCTTTAGATCAAAGGTGGAAACAACTGGTAACGCGCAACGACCAAGGTAACTTGGATACTCAAGGGAAGGTGTGGGGTGCGCCTTATCGGTGGGGTAGTACAGTGATTGTTTATAACCGTGACAAGTTGCGAAAATTGGGATGGACCCCCAAAGATTGGAGTGATTTGTGGCGAGATGGAGTGCAGCAGCAGATTTCCCTACTTAATCAACCACGAGAAGTTATTGGTTTAGTCTTAAAGAAGCTAGGAAAATCTTATAATACAGAGAATCTTGACCAAGTACCAGACTTGGAAAAGGAATTACAGACATTAAACCAACAGGTGAAGTTCTACAGTTCCAATAACTACTTAGAACCTTTAATTATGGGAGACACTTGGCTAGCGGTTGGTTGGTCAAGCGATGTATTGCCAGTTCTAGGACGTTATCCGCAACTTGGCGCAGTTATTCCCCAGTCAGGAACAGCAATCTGGGCAGATTTATGGGTACGTCCCGCAGGTATTACTACTAAGAGTACTTTATCAGATCAATGGATTGACTTTTGTTGGCAACCAAGCACAGCTAAACAAATTTCGGTGCTGACCAAAAGTAATTCGCCAATTTCTACAAATATTGCCGCTTCCGATATCCAAGAACCATTATGGAGCATTTTACAGAGCGATCGCAAAGTTTTCGATAAAAGTGAATTTTTACTCCCCTTACCTCCATCAGCAATAAAACAATACGAGTCTTTATTCGCCAAAATTAAGGTTTAA
- the tftA gene encoding hormogonium tapered terminus morphoprotein TftA — translation MGRIFISAAHGGQEAGGIDRGAIAGGTSEAKEMILLRDLIVTELRARSLEILAVPDDLSATQTITWINSRGRRGDIALEIAANAANSPSVRGASVFYIVNNSDRKSNAEQLLVGLLRRVPQLPNRGVKPDTDSGLGSLAFCRQTTLPALVMQVGFLSNPEDRALLQTRRRDFALGIVDGLVTWSRVIDPTPGTPTEANYPPINININGQSYTEQGVLVNGNAYIPIDLVDLLRIDLSKAGNVNRITYHKIVYVKAIELRDFNVAVTWDAATRTVSLRSNLVVCPGQFSRVMSNGNTSEIQLQLFLRNNNENALAKFPDIPKLYREEAGIEGVNYDISFCQMCVETGFLRFGGDIRPEQNNFAGLGAIGGGSEAASFPSARIGVRAHVQHLKAYASLEPLVQEVVDPRFRFVTRGIAPLIDQLSGRWSADLDYGTKISAMLKRLYESAGLL, via the coding sequence ATGGGGCGTATTTTTATATCAGCAGCTCATGGAGGCCAAGAAGCGGGAGGAATAGATCGAGGTGCGATCGCAGGTGGTACAAGTGAAGCAAAAGAAATGATTCTGCTGCGGGATTTGATTGTCACGGAACTGAGAGCGCGGAGTTTGGAAATTTTGGCGGTTCCTGATGACTTGAGCGCCACCCAAACTATCACGTGGATCAATTCTCGCGGCCGTCGGGGTGATATCGCTCTAGAAATTGCAGCTAATGCAGCTAACAGCCCTTCTGTGCGTGGGGCTAGCGTTTTCTACATTGTTAATAATAGCGATCGCAAGAGTAATGCTGAACAGTTACTAGTAGGATTGTTGCGCCGCGTACCCCAATTACCGAATCGGGGAGTCAAGCCAGATACAGATAGTGGATTGGGTAGTTTAGCATTCTGTCGCCAGACAACGCTGCCAGCTTTGGTGATGCAAGTGGGGTTTCTTAGCAATCCAGAGGATCGGGCTTTACTGCAAACTCGTCGCCGCGATTTTGCTTTGGGAATTGTCGATGGATTGGTGACTTGGAGCCGTGTAATTGACCCCACTCCTGGAACTCCAACAGAAGCAAATTATCCGCCAATTAATATTAATATTAATGGACAAAGTTACACCGAGCAAGGTGTTTTAGTTAATGGTAATGCTTACATCCCCATTGATTTAGTAGACCTTCTACGAATTGACCTTTCAAAAGCAGGTAATGTCAATCGGATTACCTATCACAAAATAGTTTATGTCAAAGCCATCGAACTGCGAGATTTTAATGTTGCAGTCACTTGGGATGCTGCAACGCGTACTGTCAGCTTGCGCTCGAATTTAGTAGTTTGCCCCGGTCAATTTTCGCGGGTAATGTCAAACGGTAATACTTCCGAAATACAGTTACAATTATTCCTCAGAAACAATAATGAAAATGCTTTAGCAAAGTTTCCTGATATCCCAAAACTTTATCGAGAAGAAGCAGGTATAGAGGGAGTGAACTATGATATTTCCTTTTGCCAAATGTGTGTAGAAACTGGATTTTTACGGTTTGGTGGTGATATTAGACCTGAGCAAAATAACTTTGCAGGCTTAGGTGCGATCGGTGGTGGTTCGGAGGCTGCGTCTTTTCCAAGTGCCAGAATTGGAGTCAGGGCACACGTCCAACATTTGAAAGCTTACGCTAGTTTAGAACCTTTGGTACAAGAAGTAGTAGATCCAAGGTTTCGCTTTGTCACACGCGGGATTGCACCATTAATCGATCAGCTATCAGGGCGGTGGTCAGCAGATTTGGATTATGGTACGAAGATTTCAGCAATGCTCAAACGATTATATGAATCAGCAGGACTTCTTTGA
- a CDS encoding LLM class flavin-dependent oxidoreductase, whose amino-acid sequence MLVSLLQQDFAAKNEIYDKRLWTPIAAATGAAGNTTALVGTPEQVAEALIDYYDAGVTTLLIRGFDPLEDAIAYGRDVIPLVRAEVARRERQTVRVGV is encoded by the coding sequence TTGCTAGTTTCGCTACTTCAGCAGGATTTTGCAGCCAAAAATGAGATTTACGATAAGCGTCTATGGACACCGATCGCAGCAGCTACTGGTGCGGCAGGCAACACCACAGCCCTAGTGGGTACACCAGAACAAGTAGCAGAAGCCTTAATTGATTATTACGATGCAGGAGTGACTACCTTGTTGATTCGGGGCTTTGATCCTTTAGAGGATGCGATCGCTTATGGGCGTGATGTCATTCCTTTAGTACGTGCAGAAGTCGCGCGAAGAGAACGGCAAACAGTGAGAGTCGGCGTTTAG
- the dnaG gene encoding DNA primase, translating into MQIPRLHPDTIEEVKLRADIVDVVSEYVVLRKRGKDFVGLCPFHDEKSPSFTVSQTKQMYYCFGCQAGGNAIKFVMELGKRSFADVVLDLARRYQVPVQTLEPEQRQELQRQLSLREQLYEVLATSAQFYQHALRQSQGQNALQYLQSNRQLKEEIIQQFGLGFAPAGWETLYRYLMEDKHYPVQILEKAGLIKPRKEGGGYYDVFRDRLMIPIRDVQGRVIAFGGRTLTDEQPKYLNSPETELFSKGKTLFALDRAKDGISQLDQAVVVEGYFDAIALHAAGINNAVASLGTALSLEQVRLILRYTESKQLVLNFDADKAGTNATERAIGEIAELAYKGEVQLKILNLPDGKDADEYLHQRTSEDYGELLKNAPLWLDWQIQQIIQDRDLKQATDFQQVTQQIVKLLKNIANSDTRNYYVSYCAEILSLGDTRLIPLRVENLLTQIAPAAATYSKPVSAKKAWGGGKSLLPISDSSLPTERSLLEHAEALLLRIYLHCPEQRQMIVDELEERDLQFSLSHHRFLWQQILEISSGDGETKNFASLPNLISRLQDRFLEFDSEIGLISHLFHVDEKNQKEILRTPQVVQAAIACMDLVMLEKRYRHFLELWQQTDPEAEPERYQYYYQAFYAEKIKLQQIDRQRLFSITELI; encoded by the coding sequence ATGCAAATCCCCCGCTTGCACCCAGACACAATTGAGGAAGTTAAACTACGGGCTGATATTGTAGATGTCGTGTCTGAATACGTAGTTTTACGCAAACGAGGAAAGGATTTCGTCGGTTTGTGTCCCTTCCATGATGAGAAATCTCCCAGTTTCACCGTTAGTCAAACCAAGCAAATGTACTATTGCTTCGGCTGTCAAGCTGGGGGAAATGCGATTAAGTTTGTCATGGAGTTGGGAAAGCGTTCTTTTGCTGACGTGGTGCTGGATTTAGCACGGCGTTACCAAGTACCTGTACAAACTCTCGAACCCGAACAACGCCAAGAATTACAGCGTCAGCTATCTTTGCGCGAGCAGTTATATGAAGTTCTAGCAACGTCCGCACAGTTTTATCAACACGCCCTCAGACAATCCCAAGGGCAAAACGCACTTCAATATTTGCAATCTAACCGCCAACTCAAAGAAGAAATTATACAGCAATTTGGTTTAGGTTTTGCCCCCGCAGGTTGGGAAACTCTCTATCGTTATCTAATGGAAGATAAACATTACCCAGTGCAGATACTGGAAAAAGCGGGATTGATTAAGCCACGTAAGGAAGGAGGCGGTTATTATGATGTATTCCGCGATCGCTTGATGATTCCCATTCGTGATGTCCAAGGGCGCGTCATTGCCTTTGGTGGGAGAACTCTAACTGATGAACAGCCTAAATATCTCAATTCACCAGAAACCGAACTTTTTAGTAAAGGTAAAACATTATTTGCCCTCGATCGAGCCAAAGATGGGATTTCTCAACTCGATCAAGCGGTGGTGGTGGAGGGATATTTTGATGCGATCGCTCTCCACGCTGCTGGTATTAATAACGCCGTCGCCTCTCTCGGTACAGCATTAAGTTTAGAACAAGTCCGGTTAATATTACGCTACACCGAATCGAAACAATTAGTACTAAATTTTGATGCTGATAAAGCTGGAACCAATGCAACCGAACGGGCGATCGGTGAAATTGCCGAACTGGCATACAAGGGCGAAGTTCAGCTAAAGATTCTCAATTTACCCGATGGCAAAGATGCTGATGAATATTTGCACCAGCGAACTTCAGAAGATTATGGAGAACTGCTAAAAAATGCGCCACTTTGGCTAGACTGGCAGATTCAGCAAATTATTCAAGACCGAGACTTAAAACAGGCTACTGATTTTCAGCAAGTAACTCAGCAAATAGTCAAATTACTTAAAAATATAGCTAACAGCGATACACGAAATTATTATGTTTCTTATTGTGCTGAAATACTCAGCTTGGGAGATACCAGACTCATACCCCTAAGAGTCGAAAATCTGCTAACTCAAATTGCTCCGGCTGCGGCTACATACTCTAAGCCCGTGTCAGCGAAGAAAGCATGGGGAGGTGGTAAATCTCTACTCCCCATTTCCGACTCCTCACTGCCCACAGAACGCAGCCTTTTAGAACACGCAGAGGCTTTATTATTGCGAATTTACTTGCATTGTCCCGAACAGCGTCAAATGATTGTTGACGAACTAGAGGAGCGAGATTTGCAATTTAGCCTTTCCCACCACCGATTTTTATGGCAACAGATTTTAGAAATTTCATCCGGTGATGGAGAGACGAAAAACTTTGCGTCTCTACCAAATTTAATTTCCCGCCTCCAAGATCGGTTCTTAGAATTTGACAGCGAGATCGGGTTAATTTCTCATTTATTTCATGTGGATGAAAAAAACCAGAAAGAAATACTGCGGACTCCGCAAGTAGTTCAAGCTGCGATCGCTTGTATGGATTTAGTGATGCTTGAAAAACGCTATCGTCACTTTTTGGAACTATGGCAACAAACCGATCCAGAAGCTGAACCAGAGCGGTATCAATATTATTATCAGGCTTTCTACGCTGAAAAAATCAAGCTTCAACAAATAGACCGACAACGTTTATTTTCCATCACAGAGCTAATTTGA
- a CDS encoding tetratricopeptide repeat protein — translation MPDSLPLSDRYLALIDEIVETTLKGKISSVEQVYQMLLKGITSGTGEVFELALSDRLTTFQSQIDSEKDELKKAKVTRSLRAIKTIQSQWQRFSEQNKATEAIAFAVTEITTAPAAERLATFIRVTDPNQKYPLNLQQLQQLSKALLQFAQADADLQQFSEGITRGLASWQRLQDNLLSWMYEQKESLGFGGVPGERGPWASWAKQLNSELPQALLRTLAREESAIEFAERQRGITLRDWVEMALILQYLQRGLINWFDQQAYDVKAGPKLSISTFLTFAVIWSQLASGFGSIGTVYSDACSQIMLQILRTFAQRPYFPFYGGIFASFTGTYLRDALDYLDEPLRRGEGTQEKARILTLLGYSQRALGQYQRSLDFHQQALEIARNAGDRACEIANLNHLSRTYVQQQNYPEAINYSQRALILSRQAGDRTGEANALVNLGYSEVMQAQELENLEPETYEAAINYLEQGLKLSEKLGDLQSKALCVSSLGIAYLVIGEHQTAIKYLEDGFKTAQVSGDLYLQGRNLAYLAEAYYHLQNSEKTIYTGCLGMYLLEQIASNEWRQPAGLLTILQGQIGAEAFQKFLQQHRPKIIAIIGVDGYDHIPQLLEEYQQDI, via the coding sequence GTGCCAGACTCTCTGCCATTAAGCGATCGCTATCTTGCCTTAATCGATGAAATTGTCGAAACCACCCTCAAGGGCAAAATTAGCTCTGTAGAACAGGTGTATCAAATGCTGCTGAAAGGAATTACTTCCGGTACAGGGGAAGTCTTTGAGCTAGCTTTGAGCGATCGCCTGACTACCTTCCAAAGCCAAATAGATAGTGAAAAAGACGAACTCAAGAAAGCTAAGGTGACTCGCAGTTTGAGAGCCATTAAGACGATTCAAAGTCAATGGCAACGCTTTTCAGAGCAAAACAAAGCCACAGAAGCGATCGCCTTCGCAGTTACAGAAATCACCACAGCCCCTGCTGCCGAGCGTCTAGCGACATTTATCCGAGTTACTGACCCGAATCAGAAGTATCCACTAAATTTACAACAGTTACAGCAGTTGTCAAAGGCATTGCTGCAATTTGCTCAGGCAGATGCTGATTTACAACAATTTTCTGAAGGGATTACCCGTGGTTTAGCTTCTTGGCAGCGATTGCAAGACAACTTGCTCAGTTGGATGTACGAGCAAAAAGAATCTCTGGGGTTTGGCGGTGTACCGGGAGAACGTGGTCCTTGGGCAAGTTGGGCGAAACAACTTAATAGTGAGTTACCACAAGCACTGCTTCGCACCTTAGCTAGGGAAGAATCTGCAATAGAGTTTGCCGAGCGACAACGGGGGATTACCCTTAGAGATTGGGTAGAAATGGCATTGATTTTACAGTACTTGCAACGGGGACTAATTAACTGGTTTGACCAACAAGCTTACGATGTGAAAGCGGGGCCAAAGTTGTCCATTTCCACTTTTTTGACCTTTGCAGTGATTTGGAGTCAGTTAGCAAGTGGTTTTGGGAGTATTGGGACAGTATACAGCGATGCCTGTTCTCAAATCATGCTCCAGATTTTGCGAACCTTTGCCCAGCGTCCGTATTTTCCCTTTTACGGTGGGATTTTTGCCTCTTTTACTGGTACTTATTTGCGAGATGCTTTAGATTATTTGGATGAACCTCTGCGACGAGGCGAGGGAACTCAAGAAAAGGCGCGAATTTTGACCCTTTTAGGCTATTCCCAGCGTGCTTTGGGACAATACCAGCGCTCACTTGATTTTCATCAGCAGGCGCTAGAGATAGCCAGAAATGCAGGCGATCGCGCCTGTGAAATTGCCAATCTCAATCACCTCAGCCGTACCTACGTGCAACAGCAAAATTATCCTGAGGCAATTAACTACAGTCAACGAGCATTAATACTAAGTCGGCAAGCAGGCGATCGCACAGGAGAAGCAAACGCGCTGGTAAATTTAGGTTACAGCGAAGTCATGCAAGCTCAGGAATTGGAAAACCTAGAACCAGAAACTTATGAAGCTGCAATTAACTATTTGGAACAAGGTTTAAAATTATCAGAAAAATTAGGCGATCTTCAAAGTAAAGCCTTATGTGTCAGCAGCTTAGGAATTGCCTATTTAGTAATCGGAGAACACCAAACGGCAATTAAATATCTTGAAGATGGTTTTAAAACAGCGCAAGTTTCCGGCGATTTGTATCTCCAAGGGCGGAATTTAGCTTATTTGGCAGAAGCTTATTATCATCTACAAAATTCTGAAAAAACCATTTACACTGGCTGCTTGGGAATGTATCTTTTAGAGCAAATTGCTTCTAATGAGTGGCGACAACCAGCAGGGTTACTGACAATTTTACAAGGGCAAATTGGGGCAGAAGCTTTCCAAAAGTTCTTACAGCAACATCGCCCGAAAATTATTGCGATTATCGGTGTAGATGGGTACGATCACATTCCGCAATTGTTAGAAGAATATCAGCAAGATATCTAA
- a CDS encoding class I SAM-dependent methyltransferase produces the protein MNNISTSNNWDTSLYEDKHAFVWQYGEDLLKLLNPQPRESILDLGCGTGQLTEKIAQAGAEVMGVDSAPAMIEKAKENYPHIRFDVADATNFQVKQPFDAVFSNAVLHWVKQADSAIGSIHQALKPGGRFVAEFGGRGNVKAITTALYSALESIGIPQAQVENPWYYPSIGEYSSLLEQQGFDVIYAILFPRPTPLAEGEAGIANWIKMFASPFLAGLSPEQQIQIISVVEEYLKPTLYQQGTWTADYRRIRIVAIKL, from the coding sequence ATGAATAATATTTCGACAAGCAATAATTGGGACACTTCCCTTTACGAAGATAAACACGCCTTCGTCTGGCAGTATGGCGAAGACTTATTGAAATTACTCAACCCTCAGCCAAGAGAATCGATTTTGGATCTTGGTTGCGGTACTGGACAACTCACAGAAAAAATTGCCCAAGCTGGTGCTGAAGTAATGGGAGTTGATAGCGCACCTGCGATGATTGAAAAGGCAAAAGAAAACTATCCCCATATCCGCTTTGATGTTGCGGATGCGACAAATTTTCAAGTTAAACAGCCTTTTGATGCTGTGTTTTCCAACGCTGTATTACATTGGGTGAAACAAGCAGATAGCGCGATCGGCTCCATACATCAAGCTCTAAAACCCGGAGGACGTTTTGTGGCAGAGTTTGGCGGTAGGGGGAATGTAAAGGCGATCACCACAGCTTTATACAGTGCTTTAGAGTCCATTGGTATCCCTCAGGCACAAGTAGAGAATCCTTGGTATTACCCCAGTATTGGCGAATACAGCAGCCTGTTAGAACAGCAAGGCTTTGATGTCATTTATGCTATCCTGTTTCCTCGCCCAACTCCCCTAGCAGAGGGAGAAGCTGGCATCGCAAACTGGATTAAAATGTTCGCCAGCCCTTTTTTAGCAGGACTTTCACCTGAGCAACAAATACAAATAATTTCCGTCGTTGAGGAATATCTGAAGCCAACACTATATCAACAAGGAACTTGGACAGCAGATTATCGAAGAATTCGCATCGTTGCCATTAAACTATAA
- a CDS encoding MFS transporter, producing MRVGVARRRHCIVAEDKCGRVMSFYALAMVGMMPFGNLLTGTLAHNFGATNALIACGSLSILGALSFYAQLPAVSRWIGR from the coding sequence GTGCGCGTAGGCGTAGCCCGCCGCAGGCATTGCATAGTTGCCGAGGATAAGTGCGGACGGGTGATGAGTTTTTATGCTCTAGCAATGGTAGGTATGATGCCCTTTGGGAATCTGTTGACTGGAACTTTGGCACATAATTTTGGTGCGACTAATGCCTTGATTGCCTGTGGCAGTCTGAGTATTTTAGGTGCGCTATCGTTCTATGCACAACTGCCAGCAGTGAGCCGTTGGATCGGTCGCTAA